Within the Medicago truncatula cultivar Jemalong A17 chromosome 4, MtrunA17r5.0-ANR, whole genome shotgun sequence genome, the region ACATGGCACATTATCAAAATAGACCTTTTTTTAGAGGTGTGATAGGGATAGGATTTGAGTTCACACCTCATGATGTACAGGAACCTATGTAGAAGCTGTTTTGATACTTGCTTGAGATTTGATAGCACAAGTTTGTTTGTAGTTGAGCATTTATCTAAACTTCTAACCTGTTGTTTTAATGAGTGGATgattaaaattgttttgaatatcTCATTTCGCTGCAAGtggcattaaaaaaaaataggatttaTGATTAAAGGTGAATTCTATAAAAATTTATTGCATAGTTTTAAATGATGCGAGTCaaaaattttgatattgaatGTCAAGAATCAACTCACTCTCTTGTTCCCCCATCCCTTGAGTTACTGGTTTGGATCAGCACTTTTTGTGTTCATTATAGAGTTTAATCAAAATGCTGTAGAGAACActgattatttttttgggggttgcatagaaattaaataaaactagaCCATTGCTTAGTGTGTTGATTGagatatttcttttaaaagtgCAAaaacaggaagaaaaaaaaaattacaacctCAAAATTAACCATTTGAAACAATGATTCTTTTTGGCTATCACATTATACACGGGTTTCTTAAGTAATTAGGGTTTCAAACTGTATATTAcacttacttttctttttattcacACAAGTCCTGAGTTATTGTATCTTTTTTAGGAGCGCGAGGAAAGAAAGAGACGCTTGAAAAGAGAACGTCCAGATGATAATAGACCTGTGCATCATTCACAGTCACCTCGATATGATCAACAACTATATCATGCAAAAAACCCTAAATCATATGATACAAGCAGGCTTCCTCCGGGTAAGGGTTTCTTTCCAATTTCCATGGTCTACTTGCTGCCAGTGATAATCAGCATTGTGATTGAAATAAGATATTTCTTAATACAATCCTATCTCTATTTCAACCTATATTTGAAGTGgatttattatatattgatgaaaacCGATGTTGTGCaataaattatgaaaaagtaAGGAGCATTGTTGAAGAGTAACTTGAGCTGTTTGAGTTCTTTCATTAGAATAGTAACTGAAAAATTTAAACTTTACAAGGGTGCACGTGTAATACATCTTTAGTTAGGCATTGACAACTAACTGAAACTAACCTTCTAACTACCCTGTTATTTTCCCTTAAACCTACCTAGGAACCATGTAGTTAACTGGTCATGTGATTAGAAGCACTAGATACCAAAACCTATGATCCAACCAGTAAAGAATGAGCGATGCAATTTGTAAGATTGGCCTGCAGTAGAAAGTGATGATGCTGCATGAACTGCCTTGGACTGTCAGTGACAGatccaaataatatttttatggaAATTTTTGATCAGCTTTAAGATTATGTGACATTCGGgatttagatttttatttcgcttgttttttatttcacaTTGATTAAgtgacttatttattttattttattttttaaattttttctcaagCTAAgttaattcataatattatcaaGCAAATTCTTAGTACATATAGGAAAATATGAAAGCCACTACAAAGAGCATAATATATAATGCCAATGTTAAAGGACGAGCACCaccaaattttttaattgaaccAAATCTTTTAgtgttttattatatttattattttatgtgcTTTTAGAGTAAACAATGTTACACTCTGagtatttatataaaaaaatatatcaatatataactGATAAAGTACATTTAAACAtctacaaattatattttagaatgttgtatgattttttcaattttgacaCCATTAAATATTCTTGTCTAAAAGAAAACACCATCAAATATATGCGATCGAATAATCATTCAATAATGTATCTCTTATACTCTATTTGATTCttcacaaataaaattattcaataactttttttgcggggtcaacacttcatttttaatGGAGATAAACCTAAagttattaaataattattagaaaaataatatgcTAGTGGGGTAGGGCAGTTACCGCCAATACCAGATATGTAGATTTGTGCCTGTGGACTGTAGACACTATACACCTCAATATCAGACAAAGGGCCCGtctgttttaaatttttagaagtccttttttttcaatgttttaattatatttgtgtgagcttttctcaaaaatcattttgttggaaaatgattttgtaaatgaaatcgctattttgattttgatttttaagaGAAGAGAGATTAATCATAGTTTATGGTTTTTAtgctttttaaatgatattaatgaaaaaaCATTTTAGCATGCATAGTTTTCAACTTGAATGCTTTGTCAACCATGGTTTATGCTTTTCCCAAAAGTCTCTAAAGAAAATCTCTTATAtcaaaaagattttataaaaaatctaaaacaaacaggCCCAGTATATTGTGATTGATTGCTTCGTGATCATATTTGCTTCATTATTCTACAACCCTGATTGACTTGCATTAATAGAATTATTAGTTGAATCGTGCAAAAAATGGTATGTATCCCGAGTATGACCTTAACAAAAAATGGTATGTATTCTGATTATGACCATAACAGTTGTAATGAGACCATTGAGGATGATTACCATTTCAATATCCTCTACTGCTCCCATGGCTGCAATTTCCATGGTTAGTCAAATTGGAGACAAATGTCGAGGAATCTGGTAAGGACAACATTCATTTCAGAAGAGCGACCTCTTTACGGCTGTTAATGAGATTGTTTACATTAGGGTCGTCACGGTTTACCTCTATGATTTTCATGAAGATCAATGTAGTCAGTATCGAGATCCTACGTAGGATCGGTTGGCCGTTGAAAGAACTTAAACACGAGGAACGTAACCCGGTTCGTAAGTAGGATCGGTAGGTTGTTGATAGAGTTGAGAGAAATAGATAGAGAAAATAGAGGGAAAACAGAGGAACCAAGCATAAAAACAGAGATAATAGAGGAAAAACAGAGGAACCAAGcaacaaaatagagaaaaacagAGGAAACAGAGGAAAAACGGCAAAAAACAGAGGAAACAGAGGAAAACTGGCAAAAAACAGAGGAAACAGAGCAAAACCGAGCCAGAGTTAAGTCGAAGCACGGTCGAGACCAAGTGGTAGTCCTCACTCTATCATTACTTTTTGCCTCAGATGGAGTACAAGAAAAAGGCAATTTAATCGCCCCCTTTTTGGAATTGTTATTGGTTTGAATGGTATAGCAGAATTGGAAGACATGGGAGTATATGCAGCAAAAGAATGCAACAGGTCTATCTGGGCCGTGGTCACTGATACAAGGTTTGGTGAAATTGTACCAGAAAGGCAGTCACAGAAAATTGGTTGTAGGGTGGTGCAGACTTCACATGCACTAGAAGCTTCACACGTGAGATGGGGCATGCATTGGATTTGGACGACAAGATCTCTTGGAACAGGATGGTTGGCACTGTCTGATGTGATTCAAATTTTCACACGAGTGTGGGTCATGACTCATGAGAATTGATGTTGCATTGCAGGGAAATTTCGAAGTGGCGGTTGGCCAGAATAGTCACCACAACCTGACATATTAAGGCACTAAATAGCAAGTTAACTGATTTGGTTAGCTTGAAACTTGAAAGAATCCGTCTTTTGACACAATCTTGTAGACATGTTAGGGCTCTAAATAGCAAGTTGACTTATTTAGGTTTGATCAGCTGAGGACTAGCTAGCTGATTCTCTGATTAAGGCTTTTTCAGCCCAGGGGTTCTATGAAATGTATGACGAAGTCACggtatttgattatttttctatGCTTCAGCCATTTCGAGTTTGATGATGAATATTGGAGTATTAGCACTTTGTCTCTGTTTTTGAACTTTGAAGTCTCTCTGCCATGCATTGATTTCGTTGATACTGAGGCCGCTAGCGGTTGATCGGTTGGTAGTCACTGTTAACAAATgggttttatttataaaaatcgaGATTGATAGCTGTTAAAGTTTACTTCAGTCATGTTTGAGATTCTGGGAATACATTTTGTCACAAATTACTATTGTTGTACATGTGGGGAAAAAacttatgtattattttattcttttcaaacaGGGTGGTTAGATTGCCCTCCATCAGGCCAGGAGATTTGCTGTATGATACCTTCTAAGGTTCCTCTTGGTGAATCATTCAATGACTGCATCTTTCCTGGCAAAAGATACTCATTTAAACAAGTGATACATCAACAGAGAGTTTTAGGAAGAAAAGTAAGTAGAACTTATCCTAAAAATGTAATACTTCATCTAGACGTTTCTCTATCTGTTTCTTATGCTTCTTTGTCGTTGATTTTTTTCttggattttaaattttgagctGGAGTAATCAGAATGAAAGGGGTTTCTAccgaaaaagaaaatataaaaaggatCTCTATATCTAGTTTACCCAATTGCAATCTTTGATACTTGTCTTTAGCAACATAATCTAGCGAAATTGAATGTTCTATGTCATACGAAAAAACTTGTATGCACAAATACTgcttttttacattttattctCTTGATTTGCAGCTTGGTCTGGTGATTGATTTGACAAATACCTCTCGATACTATCCAGTGACAGATTTAAAAAAAGAGGGTATCAAGCATCTTAAGGTTTGTAGTGGCCATATTTTATTCACCAACTCAAGATTTTTACAACTTTCTCTAAAACTTCAGACATCTCTTTCTTGTTCTTACATTTGAGGATCATTTTTTTGTTCAGATTCAATGCAGGGGGCGTGATTCTGTACCTGAAAATTCATCTGTGAATCAGTTCGTCTATGAGGTTTGTTTCTAGATAATATTTGGTCATGCATAgtaattttgaagaatttagcCTGAATTTTCGTTTCCTAGCATGCATAGGAAGATTTAATTCAGGATAGGAGATCCTTCTTAAAAAgcctaaggctctgtttggataacCTAAAATTAACGGAGCGGAATGGAACGGAACACATATtcaattccattgtttggatattttatgACGGAATGAATTTAGATTtctattccattgtttggaaagTGGACGGAACAGAATGAGTTATAGCctttaattccaattttaccctttgtTTAAAAAACATCAATAGGTTAAATTCTCAAGTCAACTCaatccaattttaccctttttgTGTATTCAGGATGTAATATATACAGCACATATGCATTGGGATATCACACATTAATCATCAGGTCTTTTGAGTTCTGGAActcaaataaaatgaaagattCATAATTAATCATAAAACAATAAATTCTAATTAGGAACTCGTATAAATGGATTCAAAGTTCCTATTAGGATATCACAATCATGAGCCCATAGGAATACCACTTTATGCAATTAGGAACtcatataaaatcaaatttaaacatGAACCCATATGAACCATGAATTTGTCGTTTTATTTGTGTTCCTggaattaaaaaagaaactgGGTTTCCTTGTTGGAGAGCAAAGGGAGATGCGGGCAATGGAGATTTGTAGAAGAGGGAATAAGAAAAGGTGAAGAGTGGAAAGAAGAATGAGGCACGGGtgatgaaatataaaaaagtagGGACAAAATTGTAATTGTATTATTAATGTGTTATATTCCATTGGATACCCAAATTGAGGGGAATGGAAAACTAGTTAAAATAGTGGTATTGGATGGAATGAGTTCCATCACACACCATTCCATTCCATTACTTTTTTGCaaaaccaaacaatggaatggagCCGCTCCATTCCACTACTCTTcaccaatccaaacatagcctaaaGAAAAGAACCTTggtaaataagaaaatatattggaTAGGAGATCCTTTTTAACAATgttattgtttatatttcaGGTTATACAATTTTTGTCACGCCAAAAGCAGTCAAAGAAGTATATACTTGTTCATTGTACACATGGGCATAATCGTACGGGATACATGATTATCCATTATCTAATGCGTGCTATGTCAATGTCTGTTACTCAGGTCAGTTTTGGAGTCACCTTATTATGGTAGCTCTCTCTCTGTCACTCTGTTTACCTGGATTAAGACGGTGCTCAAGTTcaataaatatatactttttcCCAACTTGTAGGCAATTAAGATTTTTTCCGATGCACGCCCTCCAGGAATCTATAAACCCGATTATATTGATGCATTGTACacattttatcatgaaaaaaagCCTGAGATGGTAGTTTGTCCTCCTACTCCGGAGTGGAAAAGATCTTCTGAACTTGATCTCAACGGTGAAGCAGTTCCTGATGAGGATGATGATGGAGTCCCAGGCCCTGATTTGCAGGTATGGATATACATAgtgaattttgatatttagacTTTCCTATTTTCTCACTGAATGAATGACTTTTTGATTTTCAAGCGGGATTTAGtgtaaatcatatttttatacgATTCTCTTGATAGGTACTAGGCTTCTTCTTGAGAAAGCCATTTAGTAATCTAAGGGCCTGTCTACTCAACTgagaatatttttcattttcatttattgttttcactttcatttacaaaaagaagttttaaatatttcctatgattttttttttaaagtaggtATTATAATTTgggttgggcctaactcatccctTACCTAACCAAAATGTAAGGCTAGTACTGCATCTACTTATAAAGTTATGTTCAAACATTTTctcatccaatgtgggactcttaaaatagtagaaaacaaaaggaaagcATGATGACTTTTGTCATTAGAAAAAATGCTTTTAATACTACACTGGTTTAAGGTTTAATAATAGTCTAATCATGAATAAACATGGCTAGAGATATGGCATAAATAGTGCTTATAAAGCTTGGGAAATTATCACTTCACAAGTTGGGTTATGTTGGGTTGAGTTAGGTCCAAAGTCTTagatgatactccctccgtcccaaattgtatgacgttttgggcatttcacacatattaagaaatgtaattaatattgtgtgggaaagagatattatgagatgttttacaaaattgtccttaataaatgatatgggaaagataaatgaaagaattgaaaaaagaaagagtaataaatagttaaggatataataggaaaaataacattaatgtttcattggtattgtaaagcgacatataatttgggacaaatattttttctaaagtgacatacaatttgggacggagggagtatgaaaGACTATATTGAATCTCTTGATGAACCATTGTATTATCCACGAATGAAGGGTTTGAGTGTGAAGCTCATATGTTTGGGCCTGTCCAATTTGTCTTGTGTCAACCAACTACGCCGGTGACTTGTTAGGTAATTAGGTAAACAACCGCTCTCATATCTGATCTTCAAAATTACTCTCCTGTACCCTTCCAAATGAAAGTGTTACACTTCTACTCTTTAATGCGTGTTAGTATGTATACACAGTGGGAAGTGTCCAATTGATTTTGCCTTCAatcaaactttattttattaaaaatattgatgtttggtttctttggtaaaaattaattttgcctCCAAACCTCAACTTCACTGGTAGCGACAAAAAGCAGTTTTTGCAttagattttaaattttacaaaaaatatgctttttgatgaaattgatttacaaaatcaaattcatgCAAAATTACTCTTGGTAAACGCTCATCTAAAAACGTGCTTAGTCAGTTTAAATGTAATCAAATCTCTTTGCAgtggtaaaaaaattataaaaatgagccTTCTGGACTTCCGATGTTACAAAAATctaatattgaaattgaatactTTCATATCATTTTTGTGGACTCAACCATGTGACATGTTTTAAACTTGGCATTTTTCCCATTCTCTTAGGAGAACCATGAGACAAGCTCACAGATGACAAACGATGATGTTTTAGGAGATGAGATACCTGTGGATCAGCAAAATGCATTTCGACAGTTCTGTTATCAAACACTTAGATTGGGTGTTGGGGTAAGCTTTCTTACTTTCATGTATGGGTTTATTCTTAAATTTGAGAactcatttataaaattatgatctGTAAATATTAGATGCAGTATATTCTTTTGGAATTCTGTGTTGTAAATTGCTTTTATGAGTGAACTAAGCAGGCGATAACATtgcttttttttcaaaagctgTCCACAGATCACGCCTTTCTTTTCCCTCTCATTTTTATGATTTACCTGCTTTATGTACTTCTGATGCTTTCATAGCCAGTTCACTAACTACTAGTATGCAGGCCAGAGGACATACACAATTTCCAGGTTCACACCCAGTTTCTCTGAACAGGTTCTATTTATTTGAGCCATAATCATGTTTTGATATGTTatattgatttaattaattgtACATCTAAAGTAGGACTGCTATTTCATTTGCTACCACACgttttgtgttgtgtgtgtgtgtttttttttttgaatggtaAATGTCAGCATAGTTAGTATTATGGTGGGGATGACCCTCTCAATCTTTACCACTCAACTCCTTAACACTCCCACCCCAACCACATAGCCAGCCTGATCTTTCCATTGTGTTATTGTTACACCATGACTTGGACAATTGTGCATTGTATTTCGTATTGGGTTGTTTTTGtgcattttctttttgtcaatCCTTTTTTGCTTAATGTTTTATCTACATCAATGCCCAGTGCTGGTTTCTGAGAACCTATAGATTCTCAATTTTACCGGAAGATACTTTTCACAATTAGACCTTAAATTGTAGCCCGATATATATCTTCTTGTTCAAAGATTTCATGGCGCTAACTTACCTCTAAACCCTATCTAGTAGTGCATATAACAAAGGGAAGggaacaattttttaaatatctctCTGCAGTGACAAATTATTCAAGGAATTATCTCAGtatgaatatcattttttcaCATTCCTTACATTCTTTGTAGTTGCAAGTACAAACCATTTCACTAAGCCATGTCTTCGAATGATTAGATTCTAACCGTATGCTTAGAATCAGTGGTCATTTTACAATACATCAtttgcaaattttttatttttataaatgtacACAGTAAgatttttttccattatttaaAGCTAAAGTTTTTGTATATGTGTGTCCTTTTACAACACTATCttcacaaattaaaattatatttatctcCAATAATTGCCTAAAAAAGAaagtattaaatttaattatgtaTATGCCCTTCTGTTATAATGTAAATTTACAGTGTCTCCAattaatttgacattttttgtcAGTGAATCTATATTAAATTTGGATATGTTGGTATGCAGGGATAATTTGCAGTTACTACGACAACGTTATTATTATGCAACATGGAAGGCTGATGGTACAAGGTATATGATGTTAATAACAATGGATGGTTGTTACTTGATCGACCGAAATTTTAATTGTCGAAGGGTCCAAATGAGGTTTCCTTGCAGGAGTACTAATGAGGTAGTATGctactttatatttaaaatttctaatagTGGTTGTTACTCTTGGATCATATTTAACATAAATAGATTCTACAGCATGTGTAAATGCCATTATCATCCATAATGACTATCGTTACTTTATATTAACTAGGGATCTGGCGGTAAGTTAGTTAGTGATTATCTTGCAGCAAGCAAACTCTTTGCCTCtatatattttactatatattatGAGTAAGGCAGATCGAAAATACTGTTTCAACATTGTTTTAGTGGTGACTTTGCCTGCTGTGCTCCAAGTCTGGCATTTTCCTTTCTCATTATGCCTCTATTCTGTTAAGTCCTTGCTACATTTTGCAAGGTTTTCAGCACTGTTCTATTTTATGCCAACCTTAAATTTTCAAGATCTGGCCAATTCACCCAA harbors:
- the LOC11416372 gene encoding mRNA-capping enzyme isoform X2 is translated as MIVAMDLNASPVPEEDEDIFEEEEPVHVQQFVAPEERIESGADIARREREERKRRLKRERPDDNRPVHHSQSPRYDQQLYHAKNPKSYDTSRLPPGWLDCPPSGQEICCMIPSKVPLGESFNDCIFPGKRYSFKQVIHQQRVLGRKLGLVIDLTNTSRYYPVTDLKKEGIKHLKIQCRGRDSVPENSSVNQFVYEVIQFLSRQKQSKKYILVHCTHGHNRTGYMIIHYLMRAMSMSVTQAIKIFSDARPPGIYKPDYIDALYTFYHEKKPEMVVCPPTPEWKRSSELDLNGEAVPDEDDDGVPGPDLQENHETSSQMTNDDVLGDEIPVDQQNAFRQFCYQTLRLGVGARGHTQFPGSHPVSLNRDNLQLLRQRYYYATWKADGTRYMMLITMDGCYLIDRNFNCRRVQMRFPCRSTNERPFYERWKMLEKEVIEPRNHERHQIYQSRNPYYRYDLEPFRVRRKDFWLLSTVTKLLKEFIKKLSHEADGLIFQGWDDPYVPRTHEGLLKWKYANLNSVDFLFEVEGDRELLFVYERGKKKLLDGNKVAFKDGTEPSFYSGKIIECSWDFDNLEWIFLRIRTDKSTPNEFNTYRKVMRSIKDNITEEDLLNEINEIIRLPMYADRIKSDSKANQIAHAAKQRR
- the LOC11416372 gene encoding mRNA-capping enzyme isoform X1, which encodes MIVAMDLNASPVPEEDEDIFEEEEPVHVQQFVAPEERIESGADIARREREERKRRLKRERPDDNRPVHHSQSPRYDQQLYHAKNPKSYDTSRLPPGWLDCPPSGQEICCMIPSKVPLGESFNDCIFPGKRYSFKQVIHQQRVLGRKLGLVIDLTNTSRYYPVTDLKKEGIKHLKIQCRGRDSVPENSSVNQFVYEVIQFLSRQKQSKKYILVHCTHGHNRTGYMIIHYLMRAMSMSVTQAIKIFSDARPPGIYKPDYIDALYTFYHEKKPEMVVCPPTPEWKRSSELDLNGEAVPDEDDDGVPGPDLQENHETSSQMTNDDVLGDEIPVDQQNAFRQFCYQTLRLGVGARGHTQFPGSHPVSLNRDNLQLLRQRYYYATWKADGTRYMMLITMDGCYLIDRNFNCRRVQMRFPCRSTNEGLGEKTHHFTLLDGEMVIDTLPDSNKQERRYLIYDLMAINHVSVIERPFYERWKMLEKEVIEPRNHERHQIYQSRNPYYRYDLEPFRVRRKDFWLLSTVTKLLKEFIKKLSHEADGLIFQGWDDPYVPRTHEGLLKWKYANLNSVDFLFEVEGDRELLFVYERGKKKLLDGNKVAFKDGTEPSFYSGKIIECSWDFDNLEWIFLRIRTDKSTPNEFNTYRKVMRSIKDNITEEDLLNEINEIIRLPMYADRIKSDSKANQIAHAAKQRR